The proteins below come from a single Deltaproteobacteria bacterium genomic window:
- a CDS encoding VOC family protein yields MIHHIGVFASDLGASRRFFTQALAPLGVVAQYETDQVAEFWRLDTDAPSLSLGRTTGEVTRGLHLAFEAADRNTVDAFFAAAIAAGGRERHAPRHWPHYRAYCAFVSDPDGNNIEAVHKETSRRRPGARAAE; encoded by the coding sequence ATGATTCACCACATCGGCGTCTTCGCTTCAGACCTTGGCGCGAGTCGGCGATTCTTCACGCAGGCTCTGGCACCGCTGGGTGTGGTTGCCCAGTACGAAACGGATCAGGTTGCGGAATTCTGGCGGCTCGACACCGATGCACCGTCGTTGTCCCTCGGGCGGACAACGGGAGAAGTGACTCGTGGCCTGCACCTGGCCTTCGAGGCCGCTGATCGCAATACCGTTGACGCGTTCTTCGCTGCAGCGATTGCCGCCGGAGGCCGAGAACGGCATGCCCCGAGGCATTGGCCTCACTACCGAGCGTACTGCGCCTTCGTCAGCGACCCAGACGGCAACAACATCGAGGCCGTCCACAAGGAGACCTCACGGCGAAGGCCTGGCGCACGAGCAGCGGAGTGA
- a CDS encoding isoprenylcysteine carboxylmethyltransferase family protein, producing the protein MNELSKKSLTGLIKLQVGLALLLFLPAWSLHFWQAWIYWMLFGISVLMITLYFLKHDPGLVNRRLDAGPGAEHEKIQKIIQAIASVLVCALIIVPGFDHRFHWSAVPTAIVLSADVMVALGLLMVFFVFRANSYAASVVKVEASQPVIETGPYRLVRHPMYAGGLLALLATPLALGSPWGLLVGIALCGVIVARLLDEERFLSAHLPGYDAYCRKVRYRLVPMVW; encoded by the coding sequence GTGAACGAGCTTTCGAAAAAATCCCTAACGGGGTTGATCAAACTACAGGTTGGCCTTGCTCTGTTGCTCTTCCTGCCGGCTTGGTCGCTGCACTTTTGGCAGGCGTGGATCTACTGGATGCTCTTCGGTATCTCCGTCCTGATGATCACGCTGTATTTTCTGAAGCATGACCCCGGTCTGGTTAATCGTCGACTCGATGCCGGTCCGGGGGCCGAGCATGAGAAGATCCAGAAGATCATTCAAGCCATCGCCAGTGTCCTGGTGTGCGCCCTCATCATTGTTCCAGGGTTCGATCATCGGTTTCATTGGTCAGCGGTGCCGACAGCCATCGTTCTGTCTGCCGACGTGATGGTCGCGCTCGGGCTTCTGATGGTCTTCTTCGTGTTCAGAGCGAACAGTTACGCGGCGAGTGTCGTGAAAGTCGAGGCGAGCCAGCCGGTGATAGAGACGGGGCCATATCGGCTCGTTCGCCACCCGATGTATGCGGGCGGCCTGCTGGCGCTCTTGGCCACGCCGTTGGCGTTGGGATCGCCGTGGGGACTGCTCGTTGGCATCGCGCTCTGCGGCGTCATCGTCGCTCGGCTTCTGGATGAAGAGCGGTTTCTGTCCGCACACCTCCCGGGCTACGACGCGTATTGCCGGAAGGTTCGGTATCGTCTGGTGCCGATGGTCTGGTAA
- a CDS encoding GFA family protein: MLTGRCLCGDVRFELHGKLGPLAYCHCSMCQRASGSAFAANAAIRSQYLKWVSGRESIREYESSPGKFRAFCSRCGSPIFSRRVDEPDSFRIRLGMLDGDPERRPLAHFWVSSKAPWFEIRDELPQYQEDSVTNPGPQ, translated from the coding sequence ATGCTGACAGGAAGATGCCTCTGCGGCGATGTGCGGTTCGAACTGCACGGGAAGCTCGGCCCGCTGGCGTATTGCCACTGTTCGATGTGTCAGCGCGCCAGTGGCTCCGCCTTCGCCGCCAACGCGGCGATCCGATCGCAATACCTGAAGTGGGTATCCGGACGAGAATCAATCCGCGAGTACGAATCCTCGCCGGGCAAGTTCCGCGCGTTCTGTTCGAGGTGCGGCTCGCCGATCTTCAGCCGGCGTGTCGACGAACCAGACTCGTTCCGGATTCGCTTGGGCATGCTCGACGGTGACCCCGAGCGCAGACCACTGGCTCACTTCTGGGTGTCATCCAAAGCGCCGTGGTTCGAGATTCGCGACGAGCTTCCACAATACCAAGAAGACTCCGTCACCAACCCAGGGCCGCAATAG
- a CDS encoding DUF2277 domain-containing protein yields the protein MCRNIKTLFNFEPPVTDEEIRAASLQFVRKVSGFNKPSKANEAAFLTAVDAVAKVSGRLLTALETNAAPRNRAEEAAKAHLRAAQRFST from the coding sequence ATGTGTAGAAACATCAAAACGCTCTTCAACTTCGAACCGCCGGTTACGGACGAAGAGATCCGCGCGGCTTCCTTGCAGTTCGTGCGAAAGGTGAGCGGCTTCAACAAGCCATCGAAGGCAAACGAAGCGGCCTTCCTCACCGCGGTCGATGCGGTCGCCAAAGTCTCGGGTCGCCTACTCACGGCTCTCGAAACCAACGCCGCCCCAAGGAACCGCGCAGAAGAAGCGGCCAAAGCACACCTGCGCGCCGCACAGAGATTCTCGACGTGA
- the gspN gene encoding type II secretion system protein GspN has protein sequence MRLPRIRLRLPRLSARPRISFEWLGGLVSRTVLLYAGFTLVVFLVGLIVNFPHDIVVRRVMSNVDLSPLQVDFKSARFAWHHGYELRGVRVSQTVAGEDVSWLECSTLDVLPELKGLMRGQFTGVSWQGELYGGTVTGQWTMAGAGGSGQVELSKLELGRYRPLMSQIDEGQITGQVSGNFTVQVPSADRRATQVSGEILVNRPGLLGGKIKGFKIPDLQFAQAKGKLSVKGDRLEIQEFRLVGDQLNGSLSGSIVLRDPAASSQLNLRVTLEPSAATPDAIKGALLLIPRAPGARPDAPITISGTLGAPQIR, from the coding sequence ATGCGTCTACCGCGGATTCGGTTACGCCTGCCGCGCCTGTCGGCGCGGCCGCGGATTTCGTTCGAGTGGCTGGGCGGGCTGGTGAGCCGCACCGTGCTGCTCTATGCCGGCTTCACCCTCGTCGTGTTTCTCGTCGGGCTGATCGTCAATTTTCCACACGACATCGTGGTGCGGCGGGTGATGAGCAACGTCGATCTGAGCCCACTGCAGGTCGACTTCAAGTCGGCGCGCTTCGCCTGGCATCACGGCTACGAGCTGCGCGGCGTTCGCGTGTCGCAGACCGTCGCTGGCGAGGACGTGTCGTGGTTGGAGTGCTCGACGCTCGACGTGCTGCCGGAGCTGAAGGGCCTGATGCGCGGCCAATTTACCGGCGTGTCGTGGCAGGGCGAACTCTATGGCGGTACCGTAACGGGTCAATGGACGATGGCGGGCGCCGGCGGCTCGGGGCAGGTCGAACTGTCCAAGTTGGAACTCGGTCGCTATCGCCCATTGATGTCGCAGATCGACGAAGGCCAGATCACCGGCCAAGTATCGGGAAATTTCACCGTGCAGGTTCCGAGCGCGGATCGACGCGCGACGCAAGTGAGCGGTGAGATTCTCGTCAATCGTCCCGGTTTGCTCGGCGGCAAGATCAAAGGCTTCAAGATTCCTGATCTCCAGTTCGCACAGGCCAAGGGCAAGCTGAGCGTGAAGGGCGATCGACTCGAAATCCAAGAGTTCCGCCTCGTCGGCGATCAACTGAACGGGTCGCTCAGCGGCAGCATCGTGTTGCGCGATCCGGCGGCCAGCAGTCAATTGAATCTGCGCGTGACGCTCGAACCCAGCGCGGCGACGCCCGACGCGATCAAAGGCGCGCTCCTGCTGATCCCGCGGGCCCCCGGCGCGCGTCCCGACGCACCCATCACGATCAGCGGCACTCTCGGCGCGCCGCAAATCCGCTAG
- a CDS encoding type II secretion system protein M gives MAFDPREVFNFYQRLSPRERLLLGAAVGSVLLISLYSFVWDPLVAGRERLEKRIVAREKDLNEMQAQRAHYLDLLRQIEANQSVVVRTDPNFSLFANLQSAVAATVAREKIQSMNPTDKNLTDEYQEQSVEIKLTGVALDQLVAMLYKIEKGDPPLHVSRLQVKKRYNDPRSFDIVATVSLLKPRTAAPAAAPGAAPAAAPAPGA, from the coding sequence ATGGCGTTCGATCCGCGCGAGGTGTTCAATTTCTATCAGCGGCTGTCGCCGCGCGAGCGGCTGCTGCTCGGTGCCGCGGTCGGCTCGGTGCTGCTGATCTCGCTCTACAGTTTCGTCTGGGATCCACTGGTCGCCGGCCGCGAGCGCTTGGAGAAGCGCATCGTCGCGCGCGAGAAGGATCTCAACGAGATGCAAGCGCAGCGCGCGCACTATCTCGATTTGCTGCGCCAGATCGAGGCCAATCAATCGGTTGTCGTGCGCACCGATCCGAATTTCTCGCTCTTCGCCAACCTGCAGAGCGCGGTGGCGGCGACGGTGGCGCGTGAGAAAATCCAGTCGATGAACCCGACCGACAAGAACCTCACCGACGAGTACCAGGAGCAGTCGGTGGAGATTAAGCTGACCGGCGTGGCCCTCGATCAGTTGGTGGCCATGCTCTACAAGATCGAGAAGGGTGACCCCCCGCTGCATGTCTCGCGATTGCAAGTGAAGAAGCGTTACAACGATCCGCGCAGCTTCGACATCGTCGCGACCGTGTCGCTGCTCAAGCCCCGCACTGCGGCGCCAGCAGCGGCGCCCGGAGCCGCGCCCGCTGCGGCGCCGGCACCGGGAGCGTAG
- the pilM gene encoding pilus assembly protein PilM — MPQRILALDVEETEVKAAVLETSFRDYRIAGLYHEALTPDGGATGEQVRRFLDRHQLAGETVVSTLPGGLVSHRVFFLPFRDRKRLNQTIPFELETQVPFGLDEVIVDYSVLHRDRSGTTVLAAMVQKTDLEAHLAMLRSAGIDPKVVDLASMSGLNVLRVLSADLPATFAFVECNANSVHVALYRNQQLVGLRTLAVGHGAPATNGAANGHALAEGAVLTDAPPDDSAARALAVELRWSLMVINGAPLDDRLPCYVAGSPAWLDHSAPVLERQLGFELRRLDRIPLRMMTPTDQALLPTCAAPLGVALREVAPANTLGLNFRRDEFAYHRGQQEVRRAFGRVAILVGVLLVMTIADLFAAYQFQLSRLTAIDGQIRKVFVNTLPDERPVNEIAQFKSEVDKAEQKLQLLGGIVSLSGAAAIDIARAISAALTDKAKLDIDEYAYDPEAVRIRGRTDSFETVDTIKQQLVAVPYFKDVQVKDVKASADGKDVSFRLILIMTKDTHLGE, encoded by the coding sequence ATGCCGCAACGAATTCTAGCTCTGGATGTCGAGGAGACCGAGGTCAAGGCCGCGGTGCTGGAAACCAGCTTTCGCGACTATCGCATCGCCGGCCTGTACCACGAAGCGCTCACCCCCGACGGCGGCGCCACTGGCGAGCAAGTGCGGCGCTTCCTCGATCGCCACCAACTCGCGGGCGAGACCGTGGTGTCGACCCTGCCGGGCGGGCTGGTCTCGCATCGCGTGTTCTTCCTGCCGTTCCGTGATCGCAAGCGGCTCAATCAGACGATCCCGTTTGAACTCGAAACCCAGGTGCCATTCGGTCTCGACGAAGTGATCGTCGATTACTCCGTGCTGCACCGCGATCGCTCGGGCACGACAGTGTTGGCGGCGATGGTGCAGAAGACCGATCTGGAAGCGCACCTGGCGATGCTGCGCAGCGCCGGCATCGATCCCAAGGTCGTCGACCTTGCTTCGATGTCCGGGCTCAACGTGCTGCGCGTGTTGAGCGCCGACCTGCCGGCGACCTTCGCATTCGTCGAGTGCAACGCGAACAGCGTTCATGTCGCGCTCTACCGCAATCAGCAGCTGGTGGGCTTGCGCACATTGGCGGTTGGACACGGCGCGCCGGCGACCAACGGCGCCGCCAATGGCCATGCGCTCGCCGAGGGCGCGGTGTTGACGGATGCTCCGCCCGACGACAGCGCCGCCCGCGCGCTCGCGGTCGAGTTGCGCTGGAGCCTGATGGTGATCAACGGCGCGCCGCTGGACGATCGGCTCCCGTGCTACGTCGCCGGTTCACCGGCGTGGCTCGATCATTCCGCGCCGGTGTTGGAACGCCAGCTCGGCTTCGAGCTGCGTCGCCTCGATCGCATTCCGCTGCGCATGATGACGCCGACGGATCAAGCGCTGCTGCCGACCTGCGCCGCGCCGCTGGGTGTCGCCTTGCGAGAAGTGGCGCCCGCCAACACGCTCGGGCTCAACTTCCGCCGCGACGAGTTCGCCTATCATCGTGGGCAACAGGAAGTGCGGCGCGCGTTCGGCCGCGTCGCGATCTTGGTGGGCGTACTGCTGGTGATGACGATCGCCGATTTGTTTGCCGCGTATCAGTTCCAACTCAGCCGCTTGACCGCGATTGACGGGCAGATCCGCAAAGTGTTCGTCAACACGCTGCCCGACGAGCGGCCAGTCAACGAGATCGCGCAGTTCAAGAGCGAGGTCGACAAGGCGGAGCAGAAGCTGCAACTGTTGGGCGGCATCGTCTCGTTGTCGGGCGCCGCCGCCATCGACATCGCGCGCGCCATCAGTGCCGCTCTCACCGACAAGGCGAAGCTCGATATCGACGAGTACGCGTACGACCCGGAGGCCGTGCGCATCCGCGGCCGCACCGACTCTTTCGAAACGGTCGACACCATCAAGCAGCAATTGGTGGCGGTGCCGTACTTCAAGGATGTCCAGGTGAAAGATGTGAAAGCGTCCGCTGACGGCAAGGACGTGAGCTTTCGCTTGATTCTGATCATGACCAAAGACACGCACCTGGGAGAGTAG
- a CDS encoding general secretion pathway protein GspK, whose amino-acid sequence MRSERGIALIVTMLVVALLTITVVEFTFSVGVDQRLVRNSLSAMQASMLARSGINLGEAVLARDTDKPQADWYFEDWANPDIAGVITLDPDERLKVQVIDESGKININRTRGPRVIPGAAPPATPPASKTPAAGASPLTAEAFLRDALRRLFEAQEVRVGIVDDLVDYWGKSPAPVPGSKQPPPPVEDFRSLEDFGATFGIPSAKLTKLSKWLTALPVVGAGNDGGKININTAPVEVLTAVLNDQQAIQDIVDRQGAEKPIEEAELKTLLKNVPNEPIMIKLFGTRSSYFRVFASAMVSADPTGQRHGGVGQTVVALVQRRPRPNVPPNAPPGTPRWTLTPLDWQKRGGAELFAHATEEERGAAPLDR is encoded by the coding sequence ATGAGAAGCGAACGCGGCATCGCGCTGATCGTCACCATGCTGGTGGTGGCGTTGCTGACCATCACAGTGGTGGAGTTCACCTTCTCGGTCGGAGTGGACCAGCGGCTCGTGCGCAACTCGCTGAGCGCGATGCAGGCGTCGATGCTGGCGCGCTCAGGCATCAATCTCGGCGAAGCGGTGCTGGCGCGCGACACCGACAAACCGCAGGCCGATTGGTACTTCGAAGACTGGGCCAATCCCGACATCGCCGGCGTCATCACGCTCGATCCCGACGAGCGCTTGAAGGTGCAGGTGATCGACGAGTCGGGCAAGATCAACATCAATCGCACCCGGGGGCCGCGCGTCATCCCGGGAGCCGCTCCCCCAGCCACACCACCGGCGTCAAAGACTCCAGCCGCCGGCGCATCCCCCCTAACGGCTGAAGCATTCTTGCGCGACGCGTTGCGCCGACTTTTTGAAGCGCAAGAAGTTCGGGTCGGCATCGTCGATGATCTGGTCGACTATTGGGGGAAGTCTCCGGCCCCGGTGCCGGGCAGCAAGCAACCACCCCCGCCCGTCGAAGACTTCCGTTCACTGGAAGACTTTGGTGCGACCTTCGGCATTCCGTCCGCCAAGCTGACCAAGCTCTCTAAGTGGCTGACCGCGCTTCCGGTCGTTGGTGCCGGCAACGATGGCGGCAAGATCAACATCAACACGGCGCCCGTCGAAGTGCTGACTGCGGTGCTCAACGACCAGCAAGCGATCCAAGATATCGTGGACCGCCAAGGGGCGGAGAAACCGATCGAGGAGGCGGAGCTGAAGACCTTGCTCAAGAACGTCCCCAACGAACCAATCATGATCAAGCTGTTCGGCACACGCAGTTCGTACTTCCGCGTCTTCGCCAGCGCGATGGTGAGCGCGGACCCCACCGGGCAGCGCCACGGTGGCGTCGGGCAAACCGTGGTCGCGTTGGTGCAGCGCCGGCCACGTCCCAACGTGCCGCCGAATGCTCCGCCGGGTACGCCGCGCTGGACTTTGACCCCGCTTGATTGGCAGAAGAGGGGGGGCGCGGAGTTGTTTGCGCACGCAACGGAGGAGGAGCGGGGCGCAGCGCCGCTTGACCGATGA
- a CDS encoding prepilin-type N-terminal cleavage/methylation domain-containing protein: MNPRAEPGFTLLEVLVAMTILGIIMLTVYGALSRTLASKEYAEARGELYAAGRSAVLKMADDLEAALPPNPHSDVSFRGLDRGGRQPEDAIQFSVRTHSGFQQTAPRSGRSTITYSLAPLTNSDKLFTVRRDEVPLVSNADFDESQAPEDAPPTPKRTSAYLFDETDCNEQRFCVIGLSFHYLDPKTAEWVEVWDSTEPAHLNVLPLAVDIGLTLIDGNGNAHDFSTIVDLVLSLGSLPTPTPR; the protein is encoded by the coding sequence GTGAACCCGAGAGCTGAGCCGGGCTTCACGCTGCTCGAAGTGCTGGTGGCGATGACGATCCTCGGGATCATCATGCTCACCGTCTACGGCGCGTTGTCGCGCACCTTGGCTTCCAAGGAGTACGCCGAGGCCCGCGGCGAGTTGTACGCGGCCGGACGCTCCGCGGTGCTCAAGATGGCCGACGACCTCGAAGCGGCGTTGCCCCCGAACCCGCACTCCGACGTGTCGTTCCGCGGCCTCGATCGCGGCGGGCGACAACCGGAGGACGCGATCCAGTTCAGCGTGCGCACGCACAGCGGCTTTCAACAAACGGCGCCGCGTAGCGGCCGCTCGACCATCACGTACTCGTTGGCGCCGCTCACCAACAGCGACAAGCTGTTCACGGTGCGTCGTGACGAGGTGCCGCTGGTTTCGAATGCCGATTTCGACGAGTCCCAAGCCCCCGAAGATGCCCCGCCGACCCCGAAACGGACGTCGGCCTATCTCTTCGACGAGACCGACTGCAACGAGCAGCGTTTCTGCGTCATCGGCCTGAGTTTCCACTATCTCGATCCCAAGACCGCCGAGTGGGTCGAGGTGTGGGATTCCACCGAGCCCGCGCACTTGAACGTGCTCCCGCTCGCCGTCGATATCGGTCTCACACTCATCGACGGCAACGGCAACGCGCACGACTTCTCCACGATCGTCGATCTCGTGCTATCGCTCGGCAGCTTGCCGACGCCGACGCCGCGCTAA
- a CDS encoding GspH/FimT family pseudopilin: MPTSTAGPSTDARARARHAHPAGFTLIEISLVLLIIAIMVALAVPRLRSASGAELKREARQLTNTFRFLRSEAILNGQIYQLRYDLGRERYWVTVGDPTGEAGLGTADDLEDLGPLARSVTLTSPIGISDIVLPESVGKQQEGQFVTNFYPDGTVDTTVIHLDDGSETYTLWVNPLTGRLNLDPGYSDVVFEQ, from the coding sequence ATGCCGACATCGACAGCCGGACCATCAACTGATGCACGCGCGCGGGCGCGGCACGCGCACCCCGCCGGCTTCACCCTCATCGAAATCTCCCTGGTCCTGCTCATCATCGCGATCATGGTGGCCCTGGCGGTGCCGCGCCTGCGCAGCGCCAGCGGCGCCGAGCTGAAGCGCGAGGCGCGCCAGCTGACCAACACGTTCCGCTTTCTGCGCAGCGAAGCCATCCTCAATGGCCAGATCTATCAGTTGCGCTACGACCTGGGCCGCGAGCGCTACTGGGTAACGGTCGGCGATCCCACCGGTGAGGCGGGCCTCGGCACCGCCGATGATCTCGAAGATCTCGGGCCGCTGGCGCGCAGTGTGACGCTCACCTCACCCATCGGCATCAGCGATATCGTATTGCCCGAGAGCGTCGGCAAGCAGCAGGAGGGCCAGTTCGTCACCAATTTCTATCCGGACGGGACCGTGGATACCACGGTGATTCATCTCGACGACGGCAGCGAGACGTATACGCTGTGGGTCAATCCGCTCACCGGCCGCCTCAACTTGGACCCCGGCTACTCCGATGTCGTCTTCGAGCAATAG
- the gspG gene encoding type II secretion system major pseudopilin GspG, producing MKRLQGQTGFTLIEIMVVVFILGLLVALVGPKIIGRTDDARIVKAKADVKGIEEALHLFKLDCGFYPSTGQGLESLVSKGGGAACRKYNSEGYLDKIPVDPWDNKYVYFSDGQNIIIKSYGADGQEGGEGKNADIDSRTIN from the coding sequence ATGAAGCGCCTGCAAGGCCAGACCGGGTTCACGCTGATCGAGATCATGGTGGTGGTCTTCATTCTCGGGCTGCTGGTCGCCTTGGTCGGCCCCAAGATCATCGGCCGCACCGACGACGCGCGCATCGTCAAGGCGAAGGCCGACGTCAAAGGCATCGAGGAAGCGCTCCACTTGTTCAAACTGGATTGCGGCTTCTACCCCAGCACCGGGCAAGGCTTGGAGTCGCTGGTCTCCAAAGGCGGCGGCGCCGCCTGCCGCAAGTACAACTCCGAAGGCTACCTCGATAAGATTCCCGTCGATCCATGGGACAACAAATACGTGTACTTCAGCGATGGCCAGAATATCATCATCAAGTCATACGGCGCCGACGGCCAGGAGGGCGGCGAAGGCAAGAATGCCGACATCGACAGCCGGACCATCAACTGA
- the gspF gene encoding type II secretion system inner membrane protein GspF: protein MPVYAYKGLTTEGKAVNGIVDADSPKGARLKLRKSGVFPTDLSEDRTGRQAAEEKAATPGARFQVNIGQLFERITPQDVALMTRQLSTLVGAGLPLVDCLSALIEQIDNAPIKRTLSQVRGQVVEGRALADAMKEHPKLFSDLYVNMVRAGEASGALDIVLLRLAEYTEKAAQLRNKVRSALTYPVAMGLVSSSVLLFLLSYVVPRITKIFDENKQALPLMTTILLRISGFLQQYWWLIVGAAIAIVMAIRVSIRTPAGRLRFDGYVLRVPYFGKMLKKVALARFSRTLSTLLNSGIALLPSLDIVKNVVGNTVLAEAIENGRNSIREGQSIEPPLRKSGLFPPLVLHMIAVGEKSGELEEMLSRAADAYDNEVDASVNALTSILEPVMIIFMGGIVLFIVMAILVPIFELQQLVR, encoded by the coding sequence ATGCCAGTCTACGCGTACAAAGGCCTCACCACCGAGGGCAAGGCGGTCAACGGCATCGTCGACGCCGACAGCCCGAAGGGGGCGCGGCTGAAGTTGCGCAAGAGCGGCGTCTTTCCCACCGACCTGAGCGAAGACCGTACCGGCCGCCAGGCCGCGGAGGAGAAGGCGGCCACGCCCGGCGCGCGTTTCCAAGTCAACATCGGCCAGCTCTTCGAGCGCATCACCCCGCAAGACGTGGCGCTGATGACCCGGCAGCTCTCGACCCTGGTCGGCGCCGGGTTGCCGCTGGTGGACTGTCTCAGCGCCTTGATCGAACAGATCGACAACGCGCCCATCAAGCGCACGCTCTCGCAGGTGCGCGGACAGGTGGTGGAAGGGCGCGCGCTCGCCGACGCGATGAAGGAGCATCCGAAACTGTTCTCCGACCTCTACGTCAACATGGTGCGCGCCGGCGAAGCCAGCGGCGCGCTCGACATCGTGCTGCTGCGCCTGGCCGAATACACCGAGAAGGCCGCGCAACTGCGCAACAAGGTACGCAGCGCGCTGACCTATCCGGTGGCGATGGGTTTGGTGAGCAGCTCGGTACTGCTGTTCCTGCTCTCCTACGTGGTGCCGCGCATCACCAAGATCTTCGACGAGAACAAGCAAGCGCTGCCGCTGATGACAACCATCCTGCTCAGGATCAGCGGCTTCCTCCAGCAGTACTGGTGGCTGATCGTCGGCGCAGCGATCGCGATTGTGATGGCCATCCGGGTGTCGATTCGCACGCCGGCGGGCCGCTTGCGCTTCGACGGCTACGTGTTGCGTGTCCCCTACTTCGGCAAAATGCTGAAGAAGGTGGCGCTGGCGCGCTTTTCGCGCACGCTTTCGACGCTGTTGAACAGCGGCATCGCGCTCCTACCGTCGCTCGACATCGTGAAGAACGTGGTGGGGAACACGGTGTTGGCCGAAGCCATCGAGAACGGTCGCAACAGTATCCGCGAAGGGCAGAGCATCGAGCCGCCGCTGCGCAAGAGCGGCCTGTTCCCGCCGCTCGTGCTGCACATGATCGCGGTCGGCGAGAAGAGCGGCGAACTGGAGGAGATGCTGTCGCGCGCTGCTGATGCCTACGACAACGAAGTCGACGCGTCGGTGAACGCGCTCACCAGTATTCTCGAACCGGTGATGATTATTTTCATGGGTGGCATCGTCTTATTCATCGTGATGGCGATTCTCGTGCCCATTTTTGAACTGCAACAGTTGGTTCGTTGA